The proteins below are encoded in one region of Sideroxydans lithotrophicus ES-1:
- a CDS encoding type II secretion system F family protein, whose amino-acid sequence MHYEVKAVRAGTDVIAISFEAADINDAASQAQAQGYDVLSVKAQQRWLRWPQTGGTRFSLMLFSQELRALLDAGLTQVEALETMVEKERHPHNRNILQRVILSLYEGHALSHALQQFPEIFPPLYIATIHASEKTGDLDESLARYIDYQSRMDVVRKKVVSASIYPMLLLGTGALVTLFLMLYVVPRFSKVYEDIGSDLPFFSRMLMQWGQLLETHRTLVSALSAGSAAAIIYTVTRPGFRQWVMRMLWRIPAVGEHIRVYQLARFYRTLGMLLRGGIPIVMALEMVSGLLEQALRKQLALASDCIREGQPISYAMETYGLTTPVALRLLRVGEHTGGMGEMTERIANFYDEEMARWVDWFTRLFEPLLMAFIGLVIGGIVILMYFPIFELAGSIQ is encoded by the coding sequence ATGCACTATGAGGTCAAAGCAGTGCGAGCTGGAACGGATGTGATCGCTATCTCGTTCGAGGCTGCCGATATCAATGATGCCGCCAGCCAGGCGCAGGCGCAGGGCTACGATGTGCTGTCGGTGAAGGCTCAGCAGCGTTGGCTGCGGTGGCCGCAGACAGGCGGCACCAGGTTCTCGCTCATGCTGTTCAGCCAGGAACTGCGCGCCTTGCTCGATGCGGGCCTGACGCAGGTCGAGGCACTGGAGACCATGGTGGAGAAGGAACGCCATCCGCACAACCGCAATATCCTGCAGCGCGTCATCTTGAGCCTGTACGAAGGACATGCACTATCCCACGCCCTGCAACAATTCCCCGAAATCTTTCCGCCGCTCTACATTGCCACGATTCATGCCAGCGAGAAGACCGGCGATCTCGACGAATCGCTGGCGCGCTACATCGATTACCAGTCGCGCATGGATGTGGTGCGCAAGAAGGTCGTCAGTGCTTCGATCTACCCCATGCTGCTGCTTGGGACCGGGGCGCTGGTGACGCTGTTCCTGATGCTGTACGTGGTGCCCCGGTTCAGCAAAGTCTACGAGGACATCGGCAGCGACCTGCCGTTCTTTTCGCGCATGCTGATGCAATGGGGGCAGTTGCTGGAGACGCATCGCACGCTGGTGTCTGCCTTGAGCGCAGGCAGCGCAGCGGCCATTATCTATACGGTTACCCGGCCGGGTTTCCGGCAATGGGTGATGCGTATGCTGTGGCGCATCCCGGCGGTCGGGGAGCATATCCGCGTGTACCAGCTGGCGCGTTTCTACCGCACGCTGGGGATGCTGCTACGCGGCGGCATCCCCATCGTCATGGCGCTGGAAATGGTTTCCGGTTTGCTGGAGCAGGCCCTGCGCAAGCAACTGGCGCTGGCCTCGGACTGTATCCGCGAGGGTCAGCCGATCTCCTACGCGATGGAAACCTATGGGCTGACCACCCCGGTAGCGCTGCGCCTGCTGCGCGTCGGCGAGCATACCGGCGGCATGGGCGAGATGACGGAACGCATCGCGAATTTCTACGACGAGGAAATGGCACGCTGGGTGGACTGGTTCACCCGTTTGTTCGAGCCGCTGCTGATGGCCTTCATCGGGCTGGTGATCGGCGGCATCGTGATCCTGATGTATTTCCCCATTTTTGAACTTGCCGGGAGTATCCAATGA
- the gspG gene encoding type II secretion system major pseudopilin GspG, translating to MRHYTERALSVPESVSGFTLLELLVVMVIIGLLAGYVGPKYFAQIGKSEIKVAKSQMVALEKALDQYRLDTGHYPTSEQGLSALNAAPPNEPKWDGPYLKKAVPPDPWGNPYLYMIPSEHGGEFDLYSYGKDGQPGGEGEAADIYN from the coding sequence ATGCGGCACTACACAGAGAGAGCCCTATCAGTACCTGAGTCTGTATCCGGATTTACGCTGCTGGAACTGCTGGTGGTGATGGTCATCATCGGATTGCTGGCCGGCTATGTCGGGCCCAAGTATTTCGCCCAGATCGGCAAGTCAGAGATCAAGGTGGCGAAGTCGCAGATGGTTGCGCTGGAGAAAGCGCTGGACCAGTACCGTCTGGATACCGGCCATTACCCGACCTCGGAACAGGGGCTGAGTGCACTGAATGCTGCCCCCCCCAATGAGCCTAAGTGGGATGGACCGTACCTGAAGAAAGCCGTGCCGCCGGATCCGTGGGGCAATCCATATCTTTACATGATACCAAGCGAACATGGTGGCGAATTCGATCTGTATTCCTATGGCAAGGATGGACAACCCGGCGGCGAAGGTGAGGCGGCGGATATCTATAATTGA
- a CDS encoding YhdH/YhfP family quinone oxidoreductase: MTTFNAFRIFDENGKSQGRFVELTLDDLDPGEVVIRTHFSGVNYKDALATTGAGKVIRRFPCVGGIDVSGVVETSQDARFKAGDRVLVTGYDMGVAHDGGFAEYVRVPANWVVPLPVSLSLFDAMALGTAGFTAALAIHRLEQNELTPGKGKVLVTGATGGVGSLAIRMLAQLGYQVVALTGKPAEREYLLSLGASEVLLRSEIDLTGKRPMEKAQWAGALDAVGGETLSWLTRTMQQDGAIASFGNAGGAELHTSVFPFILRGIKLLGVDSAATAMPLRKQIWQRLAGDLRIDRLDEIAHRIGFAELPAACARLIDGQAHGRAVVEFAPN; the protein is encoded by the coding sequence ATGACGACATTCAATGCTTTCCGCATTTTCGACGAAAACGGCAAATCGCAAGGCCGATTCGTCGAGTTGACGCTGGACGATCTCGATCCGGGAGAGGTGGTCATCCGCACCCATTTCTCGGGTGTCAATTACAAGGACGCACTTGCCACAACGGGGGCGGGTAAAGTCATTCGCCGATTTCCGTGTGTCGGCGGGATCGATGTCTCCGGCGTGGTGGAGACATCGCAGGATGCGCGCTTCAAGGCCGGTGATCGGGTACTGGTGACCGGTTACGACATGGGGGTCGCGCATGACGGCGGTTTTGCCGAATATGTGCGGGTGCCGGCGAACTGGGTGGTGCCTTTGCCAGTATCCCTTTCCTTGTTCGATGCGATGGCATTGGGTACCGCCGGATTTACGGCTGCATTGGCGATCCATCGCCTCGAGCAGAACGAATTGACGCCCGGGAAAGGTAAAGTACTGGTCACCGGCGCGACCGGCGGGGTGGGCAGCCTGGCGATACGCATGCTGGCGCAACTCGGGTACCAGGTCGTTGCGCTGACCGGCAAGCCGGCGGAGCGGGAATACCTGCTTTCGCTGGGCGCGAGCGAAGTCCTGTTGCGCAGCGAGATCGATCTCACCGGCAAGCGACCTATGGAAAAAGCCCAGTGGGCGGGGGCGCTGGATGCCGTAGGAGGCGAGACCCTGTCCTGGCTCACTCGTACCATGCAGCAAGACGGTGCCATCGCCAGCTTCGGCAATGCCGGCGGGGCCGAGCTGCATACCTCCGTCTTTCCTTTCATCCTGCGCGGAATCAAATTACTGGGCGTGGATTCTGCTGCAACCGCGATGCCATTGCGCAAACAGATATGGCAGCGCCTGGCCGGCGATCTGCGTATCGACCGGCTGGACGAGATCGCCCATCGCATCGGTTTCGCTGAGTTGCCGGCAGCCTGTGCAAGGTTGATCGACGGCCAGGCGCATGGACGAGCCGTGGTGGAATTTGCGCCGAACTAG
- the odhB gene encoding 2-oxoglutarate dehydrogenase complex dihydrolipoyllysine-residue succinyltransferase yields the protein MIIEVKVPQLSESVSEATLLTWHKKVGEAVNEGENLIDIETDKVVLELPAIKSGVLAKIVKTDGTKVASGEVIAQIDTDGVAKTAAPATTPAVSAEPAASVAKAPAQPVAVSPSARKLAHAHDVDAASLQGSGRHGLVTKEDVLGVVQQTASSSAVAPVVVPTGDRPEQRVPMTRIRQRIAERLLQSQSNAAILTTFNEVNMQPVIELRNRYKDAFEKKHGVKLGFSSFFVKAAVLALQKFPIVNASVDGTDIIYHGYFDIGVAIGSERGLVVPVLRDADQLSLADIERNIVDFGARAKVGKLTMEELSGGTFSISNGGVFGSMLSTPIINPPQSAILGIHATKDRPVAENGQVVIRPMNYLALSYDHRIIDGREAVQFLSTIKEALEFPGRVLLDL from the coding sequence ATGATAATTGAGGTAAAAGTCCCGCAACTCTCGGAATCAGTCTCCGAAGCAACTTTGCTTACCTGGCATAAGAAAGTCGGCGAAGCAGTCAATGAGGGCGAGAACCTGATCGATATCGAGACCGACAAAGTGGTGCTGGAATTACCCGCCATCAAAAGCGGAGTGCTGGCGAAGATCGTCAAGACGGATGGAACGAAAGTGGCCAGCGGCGAAGTCATCGCCCAGATCGACACCGATGGTGTGGCAAAAACGGCTGCTCCCGCAACCACGCCTGCGGTCTCCGCGGAACCGGCAGCGAGTGTCGCCAAAGCGCCAGCACAGCCCGTAGCAGTCTCTCCTTCTGCGCGCAAACTGGCGCATGCGCACGATGTGGATGCGGCCAGCCTGCAGGGCAGCGGTCGGCATGGTCTGGTGACCAAAGAGGATGTACTGGGAGTGGTCCAGCAAACTGCCTCATCCAGTGCAGTTGCTCCGGTCGTCGTACCGACGGGTGACCGTCCAGAACAGCGCGTGCCGATGACCCGCATCCGCCAGCGCATCGCCGAGCGCCTGCTGCAATCGCAGTCGAATGCAGCCATCCTCACCACTTTCAACGAAGTGAACATGCAGCCGGTGATCGAGTTGCGCAACAGATACAAGGATGCATTCGAGAAGAAACACGGAGTGAAGCTCGGTTTCTCTTCTTTCTTCGTCAAGGCGGCGGTGCTGGCTTTGCAGAAATTCCCCATCGTCAATGCGTCGGTCGACGGAACGGACATCATCTACCACGGTTATTTCGACATCGGTGTGGCCATTGGCAGCGAGCGCGGACTGGTCGTGCCTGTCCTGCGCGATGCCGACCAGCTTTCGCTGGCCGACATTGAGAGGAACATCGTGGATTTTGGGGCGCGCGCCAAAGTCGGCAAGCTCACCATGGAAGAATTGAGCGGCGGAACTTTCTCCATCTCCAACGGTGGCGTATTCGGTTCCATGCTCTCGACACCCATCATCAATCCCCCGCAGAGCGCCATCCTCGGCATCCATGCCACCAAGGATCGCCCGGTCGCCGAGAACGGCCAGGTGGTGATCCGCCCGATGAACTATCTGGCACTGTCGTATGACCATCGCATCATCGACGGGCGCGAAGCGGTGCAATTCCTTTCAACCATCAAAGAAGCGCTGGAGTTCCCCGGTCGCGTGCTGCTGGATCTGTAA
- a CDS encoding 2-oxoglutarate dehydrogenase E1 component has product MNAPGNDYLQMMQNTSLLSGGNNAFVESLYEDYLNDASAVPAEWRAYFDKLQAPNAPHDVAHGPIQRGFLQLGKRQAETPVHADETRKQAAVLQLINAHRFLGVRNADLDPLQRHAKPEVAELNPSYYGLSEADMDATFFTGSLVGGARMTLREILQRLRRIYCSSVGAEYMYISSVPKKRWIQARLEGPAGELNYSGEVRKRVLERLTAAEGLERYLHTKYVGQKRFSLEGGDTLIPLLDHLLQRAGAQGVKESVIGMAHRGRLNVLVNTLGKLPKDLFAEFEGIHTEHLASGDVKYHQGFSSDIATPGGPMHLTLAFNPSHLEIVNPVVEGSVRARQHRRLDLKGKQVLPILLHGDAAFAGQGVNQETFNLSQTRGYGTGGTVHIVINNQIGFTTSDPRDTRSSLYCTDVAKMVEAPIFHVNADDPEAVLLVTEIALDYRMQFGKDVVVDMVCFRKLGHNEQDEPLVTQPLMYRKVNQHPGTRALYAGRLVEQGVLAAGEPDAMVVDYRRAMDEGRNPIQPVLTGFKEEFAVSWSKFKGGVSWQTPAVTSLSRERLQQLAERLVKLPENFKLHSRVEKIIADRIAMGKGELALDWGMAENLAYASLVSEGYPVRLSGEDCGRGTFFHRHAVLHDQNRVQWDKDSFIPLQHIAQDQADFIVIDSILSEEAVLGFEYGYATAEPNTLTVWEAQFGDFANGAQVVIDQFIASGEAKWGRLCGLTMLLPHGYEGQGPEHSSGRIERYLQLCADYNIQVCIPSTAAQIFHLLRRQMVRPYRKPLIVFTPKSLLRSKDAASPLKWFSEGTFQTVMPEADTLDAAKVKRIIACSGKVYFDLIKHRREKGIENMAIIRLEQLYPFPHDEFTAQVAAYPNATEVVWCQEEPGNQGAWHRVQHYLLRHMRTGMRLDYALRPSSASPAAGYLATHNEQQKEVIEAAFRPDLDVKNNPLDRHHELRSVE; this is encoded by the coding sequence ATGAATGCACCGGGAAATGATTATCTGCAAATGATGCAGAACACGTCGTTGCTTTCTGGCGGCAACAACGCCTTTGTCGAGAGCCTGTATGAAGACTATCTGAACGATGCATCTGCGGTCCCTGCAGAATGGCGCGCCTATTTCGACAAACTGCAAGCTCCAAACGCACCGCATGATGTGGCGCATGGCCCGATCCAGCGTGGCTTCCTGCAATTGGGTAAACGCCAGGCGGAGACGCCGGTGCATGCCGACGAGACGCGCAAGCAAGCCGCGGTATTGCAACTCATCAATGCCCATCGTTTCCTCGGCGTGCGCAACGCCGATCTCGATCCGTTGCAGCGCCATGCCAAGCCCGAAGTGGCCGAACTGAATCCATCCTATTACGGCCTGAGCGAAGCTGATATGGACGCCACCTTTTTCACCGGATCCCTGGTCGGTGGCGCGCGCATGACCTTGCGCGAAATATTGCAGCGCCTGCGCCGTATCTACTGCAGCAGTGTCGGTGCCGAGTACATGTACATCAGCAGCGTGCCCAAGAAACGCTGGATACAGGCGCGCCTGGAAGGCCCCGCCGGCGAGCTGAATTATTCCGGAGAGGTCAGGAAGCGTGTGCTGGAGCGGCTGACTGCGGCAGAAGGGCTGGAACGTTACCTGCACACCAAATATGTGGGGCAGAAGCGCTTTTCGCTGGAAGGCGGCGATACCCTGATCCCCTTGCTCGATCATCTGTTGCAGCGTGCCGGGGCTCAGGGCGTCAAGGAGTCCGTGATCGGCATGGCGCATCGCGGGCGCCTGAACGTGCTGGTCAACACGCTGGGAAAACTGCCCAAGGACCTGTTTGCCGAGTTCGAGGGCATCCATACCGAGCATCTGGCTTCCGGCGACGTGAAATACCACCAGGGCTTCTCTTCGGATATAGCCACGCCCGGCGGCCCCATGCACCTTACGCTGGCCTTCAATCCCTCGCATCTGGAGATCGTCAATCCGGTGGTGGAGGGGTCGGTGCGCGCACGGCAGCATCGCCGTCTGGATCTGAAAGGCAAACAGGTGTTGCCGATCCTGCTGCACGGCGATGCCGCATTCGCCGGGCAGGGCGTGAATCAGGAAACGTTCAACCTGTCACAAACGCGCGGTTACGGGACGGGCGGTACCGTGCACATCGTGATCAACAACCAGATCGGTTTTACCACCTCCGATCCGCGCGACACACGCTCGTCGCTGTATTGTACCGATGTGGCGAAGATGGTCGAAGCGCCGATATTCCATGTCAATGCCGATGATCCGGAAGCAGTGTTGCTGGTCACCGAGATCGCCCTCGACTACCGCATGCAGTTCGGCAAGGACGTGGTGGTGGACATGGTGTGTTTCCGCAAGCTGGGACACAACGAACAGGATGAACCGCTGGTCACCCAACCGCTGATGTATCGGAAAGTCAATCAACATCCCGGTACCCGCGCCTTGTATGCCGGCCGGCTGGTCGAGCAGGGCGTATTGGCAGCCGGTGAACCGGATGCCATGGTGGTCGATTACCGCCGCGCCATGGATGAAGGTCGCAATCCCATCCAGCCGGTGTTGACCGGATTCAAGGAAGAATTCGCGGTGAGCTGGTCAAAATTCAAGGGAGGGGTCTCGTGGCAGACGCCTGCCGTGACCAGTCTGTCGCGCGAACGTTTGCAGCAGCTGGCAGAGCGTCTGGTCAAACTGCCGGAGAATTTCAAACTGCACTCGCGCGTGGAAAAGATCATTGCCGACCGCATCGCGATGGGCAAGGGAGAGCTGGCGCTGGATTGGGGGATGGCCGAGAATCTGGCTTACGCAAGTCTGGTGTCGGAGGGTTATCCGGTGCGACTTTCCGGAGAGGACTGCGGACGCGGTACTTTCTTCCATCGCCACGCTGTGTTGCATGACCAGAACCGCGTGCAGTGGGACAAGGATTCGTTCATACCCCTGCAGCACATTGCGCAGGATCAGGCCGACTTCATCGTGATCGACTCGATCTTGTCGGAAGAGGCCGTGCTGGGCTTCGAATACGGTTACGCCACTGCCGAGCCGAACACGCTGACCGTCTGGGAAGCGCAGTTCGGCGATTTCGCCAATGGCGCGCAAGTCGTCATCGACCAGTTCATCGCTTCCGGCGAAGCCAAGTGGGGCAGGTTGTGCGGACTGACCATGCTGTTGCCGCACGGTTACGAGGGACAGGGGCCGGAGCACTCGTCCGGCCGCATCGAACGCTATCTGCAACTCTGTGCCGACTACAACATACAGGTGTGCATCCCGTCCACTGCTGCGCAGATATTCCATCTGTTGCGCCGCCAGATGGTGCGCCCCTATCGCAAGCCGCTGATCGTGTTCACTCCCAAGAGCCTGCTGCGCAGCAAGGATGCGGCGTCGCCGCTGAAATGGTTTTCGGAGGGCACGTTCCAGACCGTGATGCCGGAAGCCGATACGCTGGATGCAGCAAAGGTCAAGCGCATCATCGCATGCAGCGGCAAGGTGTATTTCGACCTCATCAAGCACCGCCGCGAAAAGGGCATCGAGAATATGGCCATCATCCGGTTAGAGCAGCTCTATCCTTTCCCGCACGACGAATTCACGGCACAGGTCGCAGCCTATCCAAATGCGACAGAGGTGGTGTGGTGCCAGGAGGAGCCCGGCAACCAGGGGGCATGGCATCGCGTCCAGCATTACCTGTTGCGCCATATGCGCACCGGTATGCGTCTTGATTATGCATTGCGTCCCTCTTCTGCTTCGCCCGCAGCCGGGTATCTGGCCACGCATAACGAGCAGCAGAAGGAAGTGATCGAGGCCGCCTTCCGTCCGGATCTGGATGTGAAGAACAATCCCCTGGACAGACACCATGAGTTGCGTTCGGTCGAATGA
- the gltA gene encoding citrate synthase, with protein sequence MESKRIATLTLDDGRSVEFPILSGTLGPDVIDIRALSKLGVFTYDPAFFSTSSCTSQITFIDGDAGLLYYRGYPIEQLADKSDFLEVCYLLLKGELPNKAQKDEFKSVITRHTMVHDQLARFYNGFRRDAHPMAVMVGVVGALSAFYHDSLDVNNPQNREISAHRLLAKVPTIAAMAYKYNIGETFMHPRNKFSYVENFMYMMFATPAEEYVPNPVLVRALERIFILHADHEQNASTSTVRLAGSSGANPFACIASGIAALWGPAHGGANEAALKMLEEIGDVSRVADYVQGVKDKKYKLMGFGHRVYKNMDPRASVMRQTCYEVLKELNLENDKLFQLAMELEKTALNDSYFIERKLYPNVDFYSGIVLRAIGIPTNMFTVIFAVARTIGWVSQWNEMVGDAEQKIGRPRQLYRGATRRDFVPLAKR encoded by the coding sequence ATGGAAAGCAAACGTATCGCAACACTGACTCTGGATGATGGCCGCAGCGTCGAGTTCCCTATCCTGTCGGGAACGCTGGGCCCGGATGTGATCGATATCCGTGCCTTGAGCAAATTGGGCGTCTTCACATACGATCCTGCCTTTTTCTCCACCTCCAGCTGTACCTCGCAGATCACCTTCATCGATGGCGATGCTGGCCTGCTTTACTACCGCGGTTATCCTATCGAACAGCTGGCTGATAAATCGGACTTTCTGGAAGTCTGCTATCTGTTGCTCAAGGGAGAATTGCCGAACAAGGCGCAAAAGGACGAGTTCAAGAGCGTCATCACGCGTCATACCATGGTGCATGACCAGTTGGCGCGTTTCTACAATGGCTTCCGCCGCGACGCGCATCCAATGGCGGTGATGGTCGGCGTGGTCGGCGCACTTTCGGCTTTCTACCACGATTCGCTGGACGTCAATAACCCGCAGAACCGCGAGATATCGGCTCATCGCCTGCTGGCCAAGGTGCCGACCATCGCCGCGATGGCGTACAAGTACAACATCGGCGAGACCTTCATGCATCCCCGCAACAAGTTCAGCTATGTGGAGAACTTCATGTACATGATGTTCGCTACTCCAGCCGAGGAATATGTGCCCAACCCGGTTCTGGTGCGTGCGCTGGAACGCATCTTCATCCTGCATGCCGACCACGAACAGAACGCCTCCACCTCGACTGTGCGCCTGGCAGGCTCGAGCGGCGCCAATCCGTTCGCCTGCATCGCCTCTGGCATCGCGGCCCTGTGGGGGCCGGCACACGGCGGCGCGAACGAGGCAGCCTTGAAGATGCTCGAGGAGATAGGCGATGTGTCGCGCGTCGCCGATTATGTGCAAGGTGTCAAGGACAAGAAGTACAAGCTGATGGGGTTCGGCCACCGCGTCTACAAGAACATGGATCCGCGGGCCTCGGTGATGCGCCAGACCTGTTACGAAGTGCTGAAGGAACTGAATCTGGAGAACGACAAATTGTTCCAGCTGGCGATGGAACTGGAGAAGACCGCCCTGAACGACTCGTATTTCATCGAGCGCAAACTGTATCCGAACGTGGACTTCTACTCCGGCATCGTGCTGCGCGCGATCGGTATACCAACCAACATGTTCACCGTGATCTTCGCTGTGGCGCGCACAATCGGCTGGGTATCGCAATGGAACGAAATGGTGGGAGATGCAGAACAGAAGATCGGCCGTCCGCGCCAGCTTTATCGCGGCGCGACGCGGCGTGATTTTGTTCCGTTGGCCAAACGCTGA
- a CDS encoding FAD assembly factor SdhE, producing MRKQDTGNGIREGRQEGARASLTPVSRILDPEAERRLLWRCRRGLLELDIVLGRFIERYYPTMDDGQRVAFDELLDLPDTELWDLITGKTGLTHAHQGVVLEWLKDV from the coding sequence ATGAGGAAACAGGATACGGGAAACGGGATACGGGAAGGGCGGCAGGAAGGGGCGCGAGCATCCCTGACGCCTGTGTCCCGTATCCTGGATCCTGAGGCGGAACGCCGCCTGCTTTGGCGCTGCCGGCGAGGGCTGCTGGAACTGGATATCGTGCTGGGACGTTTCATCGAGAGGTACTATCCGACGATGGACGACGGACAGCGTGTGGCCTTCGATGAGTTGCTGGATCTGCCCGACACCGAGCTTTGGGATCTGATCACGGGCAAGACTGGGCTGACGCATGCACATCAAGGCGTGGTACTGGAATGGTTGAAAGATGTTTGA
- a CDS encoding succinate dehydrogenase iron-sulfur subunit, which translates to MKFRIYRYNPDTDNSPYMQDYDLGMDAGDAMLLDALMQLKEQDDTLSFRKSCREGVCGSDAMNINGRNGLACITSLSSLKQPIEIRPLPGLPVIRDLIVDMSQFFKQYHSIKPYLVNNDPPPETERLQSPKDRLELDGLYECILCGCCTTACPSFWWNPDKFVGPAGLLQAYRFIADTRDQDTAARLDNLEDPYRLFRCHTIMNCVDVCPKELNPTEAIGKIKDMMVKRAV; encoded by the coding sequence ATGAAATTCCGTATCTACCGCTACAATCCCGACACTGACAACTCGCCTTACATGCAGGACTACGACCTGGGCATGGATGCGGGCGATGCCATGCTGCTTGATGCGCTGATGCAATTGAAGGAGCAGGATGATACGCTCAGCTTCCGCAAGTCCTGCCGCGAGGGTGTGTGCGGGTCGGATGCGATGAACATCAACGGGCGCAACGGTTTGGCCTGCATCACGTCGCTGTCCTCGCTCAAGCAACCGATCGAGATCCGTCCGTTGCCCGGGCTGCCGGTCATCCGCGACCTGATCGTGGACATGTCCCAGTTCTTCAAGCAGTATCATTCGATCAAACCGTATCTGGTGAACAACGATCCGCCGCCGGAGACGGAGCGCCTGCAATCGCCGAAGGACCGGCTGGAGCTGGACGGTCTGTATGAATGCATCCTGTGCGGTTGCTGCACGACGGCCTGTCCGTCGTTCTGGTGGAATCCGGACAAATTCGTTGGCCCGGCCGGGCTGTTGCAGGCTTACCGGTTCATCGCCGATACGCGGGATCAGGACACCGCGGCGCGTCTGGATAACCTGGAAGACCCGTATCGCCTGTTCCGCTGCCATACCATCATGAACTGTGTGGATGTATGCCCGAAAGAACTGAACCCGACGGAAGCGATCGGCAAGATCAAGGATATGATGGTGAAACGGGCCGTATGA